From Marinifilum sp. JC120:
TAACCCACCCCAGCAAAGACCTGCGTGATAACGCTCAACTGGAGCTAGTAGACCACGGTGAGACCGGTTTTATAGCTCACGACACACAAGAATTTGCAAAGGCCATTCGCTTCCTGACCACCCACCCTCAAGAAGCACGGCAAATGGGCGAAAAAGGGCGAAGCAAAGCAGCACAACTTTTCCGAGCGCAGGACATTGCCCTCAAATTAGGCAATATTTATATAGACCTGCTTAAAATGAAAAAAGTAATCTAAGCTATGCCTCATACCTTTGATATATATTCGGAACAGATTCTGAATTACCAACTTTCCGGTCAGGAATTGGAAGGACTGAAAGAAACTCTCGCCACGCCAGAGGAAACAGCGGAGAGACATCTACGCTACGCAAAGCGTCGCAACGCGAAAGCCATAATTATTTTCGGTGCCGGAGATGGAAGACTTGTCAAAATCCTCGCTGAAAAAAAATCAGCAGAACAAGAATTCATAATCTGCGATCTCTACCCTGAACACATCAGGCTGTTAAATAAATATGGTTTTGATAAAATTAAAGAAAACAGCAACTCAAGTCTGCTGACCGACTCTTCCATCTGGGCTTTACTCCTACTGCTCATCCAGAACGGCTACTCCGCAACTGATTCGCACCTGATCCTAAATCCTGATTTGGATGGTAAAAGCAAAAGCAAACATCAAAACCTGCAAAAACTGTTTTCCGGCACCAAACAAATTGAGCCACCGACACATACTTCCCTCTGCAAAATTTCTGCGGCAGCGATCCTAAGCCCGGATGAACCAGAACTTAAAGATTTCATTAACAACTTCCCTGATTGGATTGACGAAATTGTGCTGGTCTGGGATTGCTCGGGGTCTGAAATTGTCCCGGAATTGAATGAATTTCACCGGGCTGAAATTATCAATGTCCGCCACCCTCTTGAAACGAACTTTTCAGCACAACGCAACCGTATGCTGGAAAATTGTTCCGGTGAATGGATTATTTATCTTGATGCAGATGAAAGACTTAGTGAGGAAAGCTGGGAGTCAATGAGACCTCTGACATCCTTTGAAGATTGCAATGGCTGGTACCTTCCCCGCATGACTTTTTATCCGGACCATGAGCACTGCCGCGTTGGCTACGGCCTTTGGCCGGACCTGCAACTCAGAATTTTCAAAAACAATCCTAACCTTAAATTTATAAACAAAATTCATGAACAACTGACCGGGCTGGAGGGCGCATCAGGCATTCTTCCGCATTGCCCGATTCAGCATTTGACCCATCTGCTAAAAAGCAGAGAAAAAATTGAATCTAAACTTGATAATTTCAACCGATCCACCGATGGCCATTTCAATCACAGGCTGGGCAACGAATTTCCGCATATTCCAAACCAATTGCTTAGCCCCCGAAAAGGTAATAAAATCGGTGCCCTGTTACTTCCGGATATTAATATGTCATGATGTTTGTGCACAATTGGCATTGCCTAACAGTATAAAATTTATTAGGTCTGACCGAAATATTCAGACAAACAGCTTCAAGGATTTAATATGAAAGTTACTTGTCCCGAGTGCGATTTCAACAGTGAAATCCCGGTAGATAAAATTCCTGCCACTGCGCAGCTTGCCACCTGTCCTAAATGTCAGGCCAAATTCAAATTCAGAGAACTGGATCAGGATACACCCCCGGTTCCGGGTTTAGCACCTGAAGACATCAGCCATCCTCAACCGGAAGGTGATGAATATCAGGATCCTGCAACCTATGCAGAACAACAAACTAAGGAAGAACAATCTCCTGACGAGCACAGCTACGATCAACCTGCTCCCTATGACGAACAGTTCGGAGAACAACCGGACCAAGTCAATAAAGAACCAATTCAGGATGAAAAATCCGATATCTGGCAGCACCTTGACTCCATGAAGCCCGAAGAGAACCTTCATGAAGAGCATGCTTACGCGACTGAAACCGAGAGTGAAAAGAACGAAGTTCCATTTGAAAATCTGGAAAAATACGGTTTTTTCCCCGGTCTTTTCCTAACTATCAAACAGGTTATCCTCTCCCCGGCAACTTTTTTCAAAGACATGCCACTCAAGGGATTCTTGATGCCTCTGTTTTTCTTCGTCCTGCTGGCCGAATTTCAGGAAATCTGTAATTTCGTCTGGGCCATGACCGGAGTTGATACTTCCATGGGTGCCAACGTAGGACAGATCATGGACGATTCCATGATTGCTGATTCCCTGCAAGACGGAACCGGACCGGCACTGCTCTCGCTGCTTTTATACCCGCTAATGCTAGCAGGAATAAGCTTTCCGCTGATCGGTGTTACCCACATTATGCTCATGATATTCGGAGCCGGGGACCGGGGTTACCAAGCCACTTTCAGAGCCACCGCCTACTCTTACGCCCCCATCATCCTTTGTATTATACCCATTGTGGGAGATATGATCGGCGCACTGGTCAGCGTGGCCATTTCCATCATCGCATACAAAAATATCCATAATACGACATACATGCGGGTTGTGCTTTCAATGGTAATGCCCATTGTGTTACTATTGGTTATTCTGGGCTTCTACATGCAGTTCAACCAGCCCACAATCTAGTTATTGCCGAGGATACTTTATGTTTGGATGGATCAAAGGAAAAGTTGCCAACGCCAAAGAGCGAGTTCGTATTGCAAAAGAAATCAATCCCAAGAGCTTTAGAGTAATGGCCAGGGAAATTTCAGAACTTGCTGACGCCTGTTCTCAAGTATGTTCGCCTAAAAGTGAGATGCTGCAAAAAGTTGAGAGAGTGAAAGGCGAAATGGAGCAACTTACCGAGCTGACCCGGCAACCGGAATTCAAAAAGCTCTCCGTACAACGGAGAATAGAGTTGCGGGAGAGTATGATCCAGTCCAAGGAACAGATACTTGAATCCATGCAGGCTGCACCGTCCCCAACCAAGCTGATACAATAAAAAAGCAAAAGCGGTTCTTCGAAAGAAGAACCGCTTTTTTTGTTGCCTCGAATCATACGGCATAAATATTGCTTTTATTTTAACAGCTATTTTATGGTCAATTTTCAGACACATTTAAACCCAAGTCCGGTTGCCGATATGAAAAAATATTTGCTGATCCTTCTGCTGACCCTGTCTGCGTGCACTCATTTTGAACCGCAGCTCGCCACCCAATCCGTATATTATCAGGATGCCGAGGTGCAGCTATCGCAGCTAATGGTCTACTCAAGGCCTGAAAAACCGCACTACGGACCACTCTCCGCACTTTTTTACCCCTTTCACGTGACTCAGACCATGCATAAGGGCAGTGATTGGGGGCAGCGGGTCTCTAAAGGCATCTGGCAGAACTGGACCAGCCTGCAAGTTTTCCCGTCCATGGTCTATGACGACAACCTGACTTACCGAGGGCTTGACGAAGCTCTTTTCACTGCCCGTTCACTAGGCTATGACCTGCTTGTAGTCGGTTTTGTGCCCTATCTCTATCTGGGACACACCATGGATGATTCCGCTGTCTCTGTTCAGGTTAAAATTTACGAAACCAAACGCGGACAGATGGTCTGCTCCTTTGAACAGAGCGGACGTATTGAAAAGAAAATGGATGACGACTTCATCATAGTGAAACGCGAACACCGTATGCCGGACTCGGCCTTCTATAAAATAATTCAAGCCATTGCCACTGATATGGCCGTGCCGCTCACCTCGTGGGCACGTTACGAGAAAACCAACCAAGGCATGGTCGCAGCACTTATGCCCAATATGGTGGAAATGCAGGCTCCTCCGCAAAGCGGACAGCCCATGCAGCAAAACACTGCCCCAAAGCAGCCCATGGCAGCAAAAAGAACTGCTCCGAAAACAGCACCTGCTCAGGCACAGGCTCCCCAAAAACAAGCCAAACCGCGCTCAATAAACCTTGCGGTTCAGTTTGACGTGGACTCTTCCCAGATCAAACCGGAATCATATCCGCTGCTAAACGAACTGGGTAAGGCTCTTATCAGCGACAGGCTGAAAGACAAGCGGGTTATTATCGGCGGACATACCGATTCAGACGCCAGCCCGGAATATAATACCAAGCTGAGCAAGGACCGTGCAGAGGCTGTCAAAAAATACCTGACCGAGAACTTTCCAATTGCTCCGCAGCGTATCGGCACAACAGGATTCGGTGAATCCAATCCACTGGTGCCTAATACCAGCAAGTACAACAAACTGCTCAACAGACGGGTGCAGGTTTCTATTGCGCCATAAATTTGCCTCCGGCGACCCTTCGGGGACCAGAGAACCCTTTGAAAAGGGTTCTCTGGACTCTCCTAAACTTTTTGTTCTGGCTTCGCCGCTTGGTATGTTTCCTCAGTCTTGAACGACAATTCCCCCTTTCACACACAAATACACACCGACTGAGGAGGTTTTTCATTCTAAGCCATCAATGAATGAGAACAAAACTCAATTATTTTTGCTTATTTTTCAATACCTTAATCCGTACAACACAACTCGATATTTTGCTCTTTTCCCCAGCCTTCATTTATGTTACTCCAAAACTCGCTCTCTCGTTACGCATAATCGATTGATTTTCCCGGTTGACGGCAAGCAAACAGTAATTATTATTACTTCACAGCATGGGAAAACATCGTCAAAACTGATAGCCTGGCTCGTTTTTACGCAGCTAGGGAGGATTTTATAAATGATTGGTATTTCTAAACTTTACTGTGGCGCGGTAGAATCTTCCGATGCCCTGCGTTACGGTCGTGAATCCGGCAAACTGCCTTCACATCTTTTGCAGTTTTCCAAAGATAAAAAGCCTGTTGTTGTCTGGAACATGACCAGACGCTGCAACCTTAAGTGTGTTCACTGTTACGCACAGGCTGTTGATCCTGATGGACAGGATGAAATTTCCACTTCGCAGGCAAAGACAATCATTGATGATCTCGCGGCATTCGGTGCTCCCGTAATGCTTTTTTCCGGCGGCGAACCACTGGTACGCAAAGACCTCGTTGAGCTGGCAAGCTACGCCACCAGCAAAGGTATGCGTGCGGTTATCTCTACCAACGGCACCCT
This genomic window contains:
- a CDS encoding glycosyltransferase; protein product: MPHTFDIYSEQILNYQLSGQELEGLKETLATPEETAERHLRYAKRRNAKAIIIFGAGDGRLVKILAEKKSAEQEFIICDLYPEHIRLLNKYGFDKIKENSNSSLLTDSSIWALLLLLIQNGYSATDSHLILNPDLDGKSKSKHQNLQKLFSGTKQIEPPTHTSLCKISAAAILSPDEPELKDFINNFPDWIDEIVLVWDCSGSEIVPELNEFHRAEIINVRHPLETNFSAQRNRMLENCSGEWIIYLDADERLSEESWESMRPLTSFEDCNGWYLPRMTFYPDHEHCRVGYGLWPDLQLRIFKNNPNLKFINKIHEQLTGLEGASGILPHCPIQHLTHLLKSREKIESKLDNFNRSTDGHFNHRLGNEFPHIPNQLLSPRKGNKIGALLLPDINMS
- a CDS encoding OmpA family protein; translated protein: MVNFQTHLNPSPVADMKKYLLILLLTLSACTHFEPQLATQSVYYQDAEVQLSQLMVYSRPEKPHYGPLSALFYPFHVTQTMHKGSDWGQRVSKGIWQNWTSLQVFPSMVYDDNLTYRGLDEALFTARSLGYDLLVVGFVPYLYLGHTMDDSAVSVQVKIYETKRGQMVCSFEQSGRIEKKMDDDFIIVKREHRMPDSAFYKIIQAIATDMAVPLTSWARYEKTNQGMVAALMPNMVEMQAPPQSGQPMQQNTAPKQPMAAKRTAPKTAPAQAQAPQKQAKPRSINLAVQFDVDSSQIKPESYPLLNELGKALISDRLKDKRVIIGGHTDSDASPEYNTKLSKDRAEAVKKYLTENFPIAPQRIGTTGFGESNPLVPNTSKYNKLLNRRVQVSIAP